Proteins from a genomic interval of Medicago truncatula cultivar Jemalong A17 chromosome 3, MtrunA17r5.0-ANR, whole genome shotgun sequence:
- the LOC11423220 gene encoding mitogen-activated protein kinase kinase kinase 5 isoform X1, translating into MTPTTTNKSCSSSSSQGSKGQSIQQRRLTRQKRLCYPNDQDVGESFHSTDVAVSFSLPTSPYRTSSDHWSTSAVPQPLPLPESPLTTRRPDHHAAALPFSRKSADHDTVRSLRSSSNLGRHFFNTVTGNAKSDLRVNIPPTRGLVSSNSSCKDTRKHSHDNDCEGISNSKLQFAAKSAPNSIFSSPVTSPRRLSSVDLLDPSIILPQDFNDMFRVLPAKTAHSPDLSPRRSFGNHSPANHHRHTIQGGSQQHSKFCTRVWPENNHLDAHPLPLPPRASPQPQQSPAHQSSVTMNHSTENIHSMKGHWQKGKLIGRGSFGSVYHATNLETGASCALKEVDLVPDDPKSTDCIKQLDQEIRILGQLHHPNIVEYYGSEVVGDRLCIYMEYVHPGSLQKFMQDHCGVMTESVVRNFTRHILSGLAYLHSTKTIHRDIKGANLLVDASGIVKLADFGVSKILTEKSYELSLKGSPYWMAPELMMAAMKNETNPTVAMAVDIWSLGCTIIEMLTGKPPWSEFPGHQAMFKVLHRSPDIPKTLSPEGQDFLEQCFQRNPADRPSAAVLLTHPFVQNLHEQDVIVHSHGCHKEDTVVYSQGCPKEDTGPRDESRKHSPGHGSKHSRGVVPSSFRARIFCKFQNLIGDTSKKADTEESKHIRSSPVSPCSLTDDNSPQSPFKSSNRNCMTVTKSSNIPFAIMRIVKHL; encoded by the exons CCTTATCGGACTAGCTCTGATCATTGGTCTACGTCCGCTGTTCCTCAACCGCTTCCACTTCCTGAGTCACCGTTGACCACCCGACGACCCGATCATCATGCTGCCGCCTTACCTTTTTCCAG AAAGTCGGCGGATCATGATACTGTGAGAAGTTTAAGGTCTTCCAGCAATTTGGGCAGACATTTTTTTAACACAGTGACTGGAAATGCAAAGAGTGATTTGAGAGTGAATATTCCGCCTACCAGAGGCTTGGTGTCAA GCAATAGTTCTTGTAAAGATACTAGAAAACACTCTCATGATAATGACTGTGAAGGTATTTCCAACTCAAAATTGCAATTTGCTGCCAAGAGTGCCCCAAACAGCATATTCTCCAGTCCTGTTACCAGTCCGCGCCGATTAAGCAGTGTTGATTTACTTGATCCTTCTATCATTCTTCCTCAAGATTTTAATGACATGTTCAGAGTGTTGCCTGCTAAAACTGCTCATAGTCCAGACTTGTCTCCTCGTCGTAGCTTTGGGAACCACAGTCCTGCTAACCACCACCGCCACACTATTCAAGGGGGTTCTCAGCAGCACTCTAAATTTTGCACCAGAGTGTGGCCTGAAAATAACCATTTAGATGCACATCCATTACCCCTTCCACCTAGAGCTTCACCACAGCCACAACAATCACCTGCACATCAGTCAAGTGTCACGATGAATCACTCAACAGAAAACATCCATTCGATGAAGGGTCATTGGCAGAAAGGAAAACTTATTGGACGGGGATCGTTTGGAAGTGTTTATCATGCAACAAACCT AGAGACCGGAGCCTCATGTGCACTAAAAGAGGTGGATCTGGTTCCTGATGATCCTAAATCTACTGACTGCATAAAGCAACTCGATCAG GAAATCAGAATTCTTGGCCAACTACACCACCCCAACATCGTGGAATATTATGGCAGTGAAGTA GTTGGTGATCGATTGTGCATATATATGGAATATGTCCATCCTGGATCACTTCAGAAGTTTATGCAAGACCATTGTGGGGTTATGACAGAATCTGTGGTTCGCAATTTTACGAGGCATATTCTCTCTGGACTGGCGTACTTACACAGTACCAAGACTATCCACAG GGACATTAAAGGTGCAAACTTGCTGGTTGATGCATCAGGCATTGTCAAGCTTGCAGATTTTGGGGTGTCGAAAATT CTGACAGAGAAATCATATGAACTTTCGCTGAAAGGAAGTCCCTACTGGATGGCTCCAGAG CTCATGATGGCTGCCATGAAGAATGAAACCAATCCCACTGTTGCCATGGCTGTTGATATATGGAGCTTAGGATGCACCATCATTGAAATGCTGACTGGAAAACCCCCTTGGAGCGAGTTTCCAGGG CATCAAGCCATGTTCAAGGTACTGCACAGATCCCCGGACATACCCAAAACATTATCTCCAGAAGGACAAGATTTCCTTGAGCAGTGTTTTCAAAGGAATCCTGCAGATCGACCATCCGCAGCGGTGCTTCTAACACATCCATTTGTACAAAATTTGCATGAACAAGATGTTATAGTTCATTCACACGGCTGTCATAAGGAAGACACCGTAGTTTATTCACAAGGCTGCCCTAAGGAAGACACCGGCCCCAGA GATGAATCGCGTAAACACAGTCCAGGGCACGGTTCAAAACATAGCCGTGGTGTGGTGCCATCCTCCTTTCGTGCACgaattttttgcaaatttcaaaacTTAATCGG TGACACTTCCAAAAAAGCTGATACCGAGGAATCCAAACACATTAGATCTTCTCCTGTATCTCCTTGCTCGCTGACCGATGATAACAGTCCTCAATCTCCCTTTAAATCTAGTAACCGCAATTGTATGACCGTTACCAAATCCTCCAACATACCCTTCGCCATTATGAGAATCGTGAAGCACCTATGA
- the LOC11435183 gene encoding uncharacterized protein isoform X3, giving the protein MGAESHHPQTLIHKIYAPFSNEFPFATPLPSLKTNELELVRGVLRMLQGFSSSLFSWNHNENRFRINNGVYVTHLSLKSLHSLLNQFLHAATCLQIVEITVKKVETSMPRPNPTLNAFVASASSWLKRLRNVALKEEVSMNNADVVFTPTLLGFKNSLSSLCSGAEFLLQIVHEAIPDVYFEFGASVPAADLAVHVLDYLHKKLEEMCLVQGGEEEAYLTVLYMYVESLLPYIEGLDSWLFDGILDDPSDQMFFFANKEVSVAEAEFWEKSCLIRKLQHRKSDTELSSTIYAGDSIPASNEKKEMGMRDSISLSSTIKGKDQSVRDCPACPLFIKDLAKSIISAGKSLQLMRHAPSSLAACSKGSNFKFGSTKSLNYGLSPSHRVAGLTLSEIFSVSLAGLIGHGDHVCKYFCQDDWHESVSVSSFVSYLNLNAEKKDNQNLTAPPYSEKIWYKFLIDTLSQKRSADLKPKYEDINNGNGDSRGDKVVEDKLFLLRSCLQNPVITVCRKTIGNSRDSLKTLNLSRKFCLPSLNDEGLRKAIFGGESTSFSDSEGTNYTFGFQYDESKFIHSQDKRKLLETLFPFPTILPAVQDDLPVSELLPFQRNSTLPSKVLHWMQNVDLRTTPLPLVIMQYCLTAYIQKQVDYIGVNMLLKLMNEWRLMEELAVLRAIYLLGSGDLLQHFSTVIFDKLDKGETWDDDFELNTILQMVLAPSLCLANFIKMNYHWALHAM; this is encoded by the exons ATGGGTGCAGAATCACACCATCCCCAAACCTTAATCCACAAAATCTACGCTCCATTCTCCAACGAATTCCCCTTCGCAACTCCTCTTCCTTCTCTCAAAACAAACGAACTTGAACTCGTTCGAGGCGTTTTGCGAATGCTTCAAGGGTTTTCCTCTTCTTTATTCTCATGGAATCACAATGAAAACCGTTTTCGTATCAATAATGGAGTTTACGTCACACATTTATCCCTCAAAAGTCTTCATTCGCTTCTTAATCAATTTCTTCACGCTGCCACGTGTCTTCAAATCGTTGAGATTACGGTTAAGAAAGTTGAAACTTCCATGCCGAGACCTAATCCTACTTTGAATGCGTTTGTTGCTTCTGCTTCTTCGTGGCTTAAG CGGTTGAGGAATGTTGCGTTGAAGGAGGAAGTGTCTATGAATAATGCAGATGTTGTTTTCACTCCAACTTTGTTAGGATTCAAAAATTCTTTATCaag TCTTTGCTCTGGTGCTGAGTTCCTATTGCAAATAGTTCATGAGGCCATCCCTGATGTATATTTTGAGTTTGGGGCATCTGTACCTGCAGCAGACTTGGCTGTTCATGTTCTTGACTATCTTCATAAGAAGCTTGAAGAAATGTGTCTTGTACAAGGTGGCGAG GAGGAAGCTTATCTCACGGTACTTTACATGTATGTGGAAAGCTTGTTGCCATATATTGAGGGTCTTGATTCCTGGCTTTTTGACGGAATACTTGATGATCCTTCTGATCAG ATGTTCTTTTTCGCTAATAAAGAAGTCTCAGTTGCTGAGGCTGAGTTCTGGGAGAAGAGTTGTCTAATAAGAAAGCTACAGCATCGTAAGTCAGATACCGAGTTGTCTTCCACAATTTATGCCGGTGATTCTATTCCAGCATCAAATGAGAAGAAGGAAATGGGCATGAGGGATTCCATCTCTTTGTCTAGTACAATTAAAGGAAAAGACCAGAGCGTTAGAGACTGTCCAGCTTGTCCTTTGTTTATAAAGGATTTAGCTAAGTCAATTATTTCTGCTGGAAAATCTTTGCAGCTGATGCGCCATGCCCCGAGTTCCTTAGCAGCATGTAGCAAAGGAAGTAATTTTAAGTTTGGAAGTACCAAATCCTTAAACTATGGTTTGTCTCCTTCTCATAGAGTGGCTGGGCTAACACTGTCAGAAATTTTTTCTGTGTCACTAGCTGGACTTATTGGTCATGGTGACCATGTTTGTAAATACTTTTGCCAAGATGATTGGCATGAATCTGTGTCTGTTTCTTCCTTTGTatcttatttaaatttaaatgctGAAAAAAAGGACAATCAAAACTTAACCGCTCCACCTTACTCAGAGAAGATTTGGTACAAGTTCTTGATTGATACATTATCTCAAAAAAGATCAGCTGACTTGAAGCCAAAATATGAAGACATAAATAATGGCAATGGTGATTCAAGAGGGGATAAAGTTGTTGAAGACAAATTGTTTCTCTTGAGATCATGCTTACAAAATCCCGTTATTACCGTTTGTCGAAAAACAATCGGAAACAGCAGGGATTCCTTGAAAACATTGAATTTATCTCGAAAATTCTGCTTGCCTTCTTTAAATGACGAGGGTTTAAGAAAGGCTATATTTGGTGGAGAAAGTACATCATTTTCAGATAGTGAAGGAACAAACTATACTTTTGGTTTTCAGTATGATGAATCCAAATTCATTCACTCACAGGATAAGAGAAAGCTGTTAGAAACACTGTTTCCTTTTCCCACCATTTTGCCTGCAGTTCAG GATGATCTTCCTGTGTCGGAGCTCTTGCCTTTCCAGAGAAACAGCACTCTTCCTTCAAAAGTTCTTCACTGGATGCAAAATGTTGACCTAAGAACGACTCCACTACCTCTGGTTATTATGCAGTACTGTCTAACCGCCTACATTCAGAAACAG GTAGATTATATTGGAGTGAATATGTTGTTAAAGTTGATGAATGAATGGAGGTTGATGGAAGAGCTTGCAGTGCTGCGAGCAATATACTTGTTAGGCTCAG GCGATTTGCTACAACACTTTTCAACCGTCATTTTCGATAAATTGGATAAGGGTGAAACATgggatgatgattttgaattaaaCACAATATTACAG
- the LOC11423220 gene encoding mitogen-activated protein kinase kinase kinase 5 isoform X2 translates to MTPTTTNKSCSSSSSQGSKGQSIQQRRLTRQKRLCYPNDQDVGESFHSTDVAVSFSLPTSPYRTSSDHWSTSAVPQPLPLPESPLTTRRPDHHAAALPFSRKSADHDTVRSLRSSSNLGRHFFNTVTGNAKSDLRVNIPPTRGLVSSNSSCKDTRKHSHDNDCEGISNSKLQFAAKSAPNSIFSSPVTSPRRLSSVDLLDPSIILPQDFNDMFRVLPAKTAHSPDLSPRRSFGNHSPANHHRHTIQGGSQQHSKFCTRVWPENNHLDAHPLPLPPRASPQPQQSPAHQSSVTMNHSTENIHSMKGHWQKGKLIGRGSFGSVYHATNLETGASCALKEVDLVPDDPKSTDCIKQLDQEIRILGQLHHPNIVEYYGSEVVGDRLCIYMEYVHPGSLQKFMQDHCGVMTESVVRNFTRHILSGLAYLHSTKTIHRDIKGANLLVDASGIVKLADFGVSKILTEKSYELSLKGSPYWMAPELMMAAMKNETNPTVAMAVDIWSLGCTIIEMLTGKPPWSEFPGHQAMFKVLHRSPDIPKTLSPEGQDFLEQCFQRNPADRPSAAVLLTHPFVQNLHEQDVIVHSHGCHKEDTVVYSQGCPKEDTGPRFLL, encoded by the exons CCTTATCGGACTAGCTCTGATCATTGGTCTACGTCCGCTGTTCCTCAACCGCTTCCACTTCCTGAGTCACCGTTGACCACCCGACGACCCGATCATCATGCTGCCGCCTTACCTTTTTCCAG AAAGTCGGCGGATCATGATACTGTGAGAAGTTTAAGGTCTTCCAGCAATTTGGGCAGACATTTTTTTAACACAGTGACTGGAAATGCAAAGAGTGATTTGAGAGTGAATATTCCGCCTACCAGAGGCTTGGTGTCAA GCAATAGTTCTTGTAAAGATACTAGAAAACACTCTCATGATAATGACTGTGAAGGTATTTCCAACTCAAAATTGCAATTTGCTGCCAAGAGTGCCCCAAACAGCATATTCTCCAGTCCTGTTACCAGTCCGCGCCGATTAAGCAGTGTTGATTTACTTGATCCTTCTATCATTCTTCCTCAAGATTTTAATGACATGTTCAGAGTGTTGCCTGCTAAAACTGCTCATAGTCCAGACTTGTCTCCTCGTCGTAGCTTTGGGAACCACAGTCCTGCTAACCACCACCGCCACACTATTCAAGGGGGTTCTCAGCAGCACTCTAAATTTTGCACCAGAGTGTGGCCTGAAAATAACCATTTAGATGCACATCCATTACCCCTTCCACCTAGAGCTTCACCACAGCCACAACAATCACCTGCACATCAGTCAAGTGTCACGATGAATCACTCAACAGAAAACATCCATTCGATGAAGGGTCATTGGCAGAAAGGAAAACTTATTGGACGGGGATCGTTTGGAAGTGTTTATCATGCAACAAACCT AGAGACCGGAGCCTCATGTGCACTAAAAGAGGTGGATCTGGTTCCTGATGATCCTAAATCTACTGACTGCATAAAGCAACTCGATCAG GAAATCAGAATTCTTGGCCAACTACACCACCCCAACATCGTGGAATATTATGGCAGTGAAGTA GTTGGTGATCGATTGTGCATATATATGGAATATGTCCATCCTGGATCACTTCAGAAGTTTATGCAAGACCATTGTGGGGTTATGACAGAATCTGTGGTTCGCAATTTTACGAGGCATATTCTCTCTGGACTGGCGTACTTACACAGTACCAAGACTATCCACAG GGACATTAAAGGTGCAAACTTGCTGGTTGATGCATCAGGCATTGTCAAGCTTGCAGATTTTGGGGTGTCGAAAATT CTGACAGAGAAATCATATGAACTTTCGCTGAAAGGAAGTCCCTACTGGATGGCTCCAGAG CTCATGATGGCTGCCATGAAGAATGAAACCAATCCCACTGTTGCCATGGCTGTTGATATATGGAGCTTAGGATGCACCATCATTGAAATGCTGACTGGAAAACCCCCTTGGAGCGAGTTTCCAGGG CATCAAGCCATGTTCAAGGTACTGCACAGATCCCCGGACATACCCAAAACATTATCTCCAGAAGGACAAGATTTCCTTGAGCAGTGTTTTCAAAGGAATCCTGCAGATCGACCATCCGCAGCGGTGCTTCTAACACATCCATTTGTACAAAATTTGCATGAACAAGATGTTATAGTTCATTCACACGGCTGTCATAAGGAAGACACCGTAGTTTATTCACAAGGCTGCCCTAAGGAAGACACCGGCCCCAGA TTTCTTTTGTAG